In the genome of Thiomicrospira aerophila AL3, one region contains:
- a CDS encoding proline--tRNA ligase: MKTSQLLLATTRETPADAEVISHQLMIRSGMIRRLAGGLYTWLPLGVRVLRNIEQIIREEMNRAGAQEVLMPVVQPAELWEESGRWQQYGPELLRIKDRHQRDFCLGPTHEEVITDMVRKEIRSYKQLPANYYQIQTKFRDEIRPRFGVMRSREFIMKDAYSFHLNRECLEQTYQVMYDTYHRIFERIGLDYRAVQADTGSIGGDGSHEFHVLADSGEDAIAFSTASDFAANIELAEALAPTGPRPLPSQALTEVATPNIHSIEDVCQFLSVQANQTLKTLLVLGANEDNPVIALVLRGDHEVNDIKVEKHPLVASPMTFASAEQIKQVCGCDAGSIGPVGLTIPMLVDRAAAHCADFVCGANKTGFHLTGVNWNRDVQPGLVTDIRNVVEGDPSPDGKGEIQIKRGIEVGHIFQLGDKYSKALNANVLNEHSRAQILEMGCYGIGVTRVIAAAIEQNHDDKGIIWPDAIAPFQVCIVPMQMHKSPRVAKAVEQLYDSLQKQGVSVLLDDRNERPGVMFNDMELIGIPHRIVIGERGLDQQQIEYKHRRDTEPQNIAEAEFMSFLMAQLNK, encoded by the coding sequence ATGAAAACATCCCAATTATTATTAGCCACGACCCGTGAAACCCCCGCTGATGCTGAAGTCATCAGCCATCAATTAATGATTCGCTCAGGCATGATCCGCCGCCTAGCCGGTGGTCTTTATACTTGGCTGCCATTAGGTGTTCGCGTATTACGCAACATCGAACAGATCATTCGTGAAGAAATGAATCGCGCAGGCGCACAAGAAGTATTAATGCCAGTTGTTCAACCTGCTGAACTTTGGGAAGAATCAGGACGCTGGCAACAATATGGACCGGAGTTACTGCGCATAAAGGATAGACACCAACGCGACTTTTGCCTGGGTCCAACTCATGAAGAAGTCATCACTGATATGGTGCGCAAAGAAATTCGCAGCTACAAACAGTTGCCGGCAAATTATTACCAAATTCAAACAAAATTTCGTGATGAAATTAGACCTCGTTTTGGTGTGATGCGCTCTCGTGAATTTATTATGAAGGACGCCTACTCATTCCATTTAAATCGTGAATGCTTAGAACAAACCTATCAAGTCATGTATGACACCTATCATCGTATCTTTGAACGAATTGGGCTCGATTATCGTGCCGTTCAAGCCGACACGGGATCGATTGGTGGCGATGGCTCACATGAGTTTCACGTTTTGGCTGATTCTGGCGAAGATGCGATTGCGTTTTCAACCGCGAGCGATTTTGCAGCCAACATTGAACTGGCTGAAGCGCTTGCACCTACTGGCCCACGCCCATTACCCTCTCAAGCCTTAACAGAGGTCGCCACACCAAACATCCACAGCATTGAAGACGTGTGCCAATTTTTATCCGTCCAAGCTAATCAAACCCTTAAAACCTTACTGGTGCTGGGTGCCAATGAAGATAATCCCGTCATTGCCTTGGTTTTACGTGGTGATCACGAAGTGAACGACATTAAAGTCGAAAAACATCCGCTAGTCGCAAGCCCTATGACTTTTGCTTCTGCGGAACAAATCAAACAGGTGTGCGGTTGTGATGCGGGTTCAATTGGCCCGGTGGGTTTAACCATTCCCATGTTAGTTGATCGTGCAGCCGCTCATTGTGCCGATTTTGTATGTGGTGCAAATAAAACCGGCTTCCATTTAACGGGCGTAAATTGGAATCGAGATGTACAACCAGGCCTGGTGACCGATATCCGGAATGTCGTTGAAGGGGACCCAAGCCCAGATGGCAAAGGTGAAATTCAAATCAAACGAGGGATTGAGGTCGGGCATATTTTTCAATTAGGTGATAAGTATTCCAAAGCACTCAATGCCAATGTATTAAATGAACATAGTCGCGCTCAGATTTTAGAAATGGGTTGTTACGGCATTGGGGTGACCCGCGTCATTGCCGCAGCGATTGAACAAAACCATGATGACAAAGGCATTATTTGGCCAGACGCTATCGCGCCCTTCCAAGTTTGTATTGTACCCATGCAAATGCACAAGTCCCCACGCGTTGCCAAGGCAGTAGAACAACTTTATGACAGCTTGCAAAAACAAGGCGTAAGTGTGTTGCTTGATGATCGTAATGAACGTCCAGGCGTCATGTTCAATGACATGGAGCTGATTGGTATCCCACATCGTATTGTTATTGGTGAGCGTGGATTAGATCAACAACAGATTGAATACAAGCATCGACGCGACACTGAGCCACAAAACATTGCTGAGGCTGAATTTATGTCGTTCTTAATGGCTCAGTTAAACAAATAA
- a CDS encoding efflux RND transporter periplasmic adaptor subunit: MTKFADVCQRVVAIAFLFGASAFALAVHAQTLVVGSLVSGQVMQILHPEGSQVKQGDLILVIDDREYQARLRMLEAERDRAAALFTDAEIEMANIEDLFDRTVIAKRPYQQAQRDFAVAKANLAIAEAKLAAHQAWLSYYHVRAPQQGRIKQLTVSAGSTVFKENQPLFELEIGVE; this comes from the coding sequence ATGACTAAGTTTGCCGATGTATGTCAGCGTGTCGTTGCGATAGCTTTTTTATTCGGTGCGAGCGCATTCGCATTAGCAGTTCATGCACAAACTTTGGTGGTGGGTTCACTGGTATCGGGCCAAGTGATGCAGATTTTACACCCAGAGGGCAGCCAGGTTAAGCAGGGTGATTTGATATTGGTCATTGATGATCGTGAATATCAAGCACGTTTACGTATGTTGGAAGCAGAGCGTGATCGCGCGGCGGCACTCTTTACTGATGCCGAAATTGAAATGGCCAATATTGAAGATTTGTTTGATCGAACGGTTATTGCCAAGCGTCCTTATCAACAAGCGCAACGCGATTTTGCGGTTGCAAAAGCCAATTTGGCTATAGCTGAAGCTAAATTGGCCGCACACCAGGCCTGGTTAAGTTATTATCATGTTCGTGCGCCCCAACAGGGTAGAATAAAACAACTCACTGTGAGCGCTGGTTCGACTGTATTTAAAGAAAACCAGCCATTATTTGAATTGGAGATAGGTGTTGAATAA
- a CDS encoding TolC family protein, whose amino-acid sequence MNTKFLWPLLGFSLALPVQAATDPLPNPFTLDDALNWSLTADPHFLRQQAIQQINRAEQDATSAEQGISLGFVGRLGQREFMDERQDYNLAALQFSAPLYDFGRTQSVLAALAIESEAHEQLLHYQTLQYRLTLMQRVFDVLLADLNYRVKNEAMAIAFVTLDKVEEDFALERVSELKLTESQREYQTAFLARQQAQLMMRQSRLRLGNALGLGATIVPRVEVPSEIQLPLTLDTLDVYQQRLEQQNPLLVALDKQYSAQQQRVDVARSGLKPTIRADAKVGQLSSYPRTREGRWEAGITFELPLYDSGLTRAKVDKAISKVTIAQAERDYQAQLLRDQLTQLYFELSLLGVEGQLLTAKQNFASVNFDVARAMYENELQADFGHSLVEISQSDYDELAFRFRKVLLWAQLNLLLGAEDLLNFDQMIKESAND is encoded by the coding sequence ATGAATACTAAATTCTTATGGCCATTGCTCGGTTTTTCACTTGCATTGCCGGTTCAGGCTGCAACTGACCCTTTACCTAATCCATTTACGCTAGATGATGCGTTAAATTGGTCGCTCACCGCTGATCCGCATTTTTTGCGTCAACAAGCGATTCAGCAGATCAATCGTGCTGAACAAGATGCCACTTCAGCAGAGCAAGGTATAAGCCTGGGGTTTGTGGGTCGTTTAGGCCAGCGCGAGTTTATGGATGAACGACAAGACTATAACTTAGCGGCCTTGCAGTTTTCGGCGCCTTTATATGATTTTGGCCGGACGCAAAGTGTGTTAGCTGCGCTGGCTATTGAATCTGAAGCGCATGAACAGTTGCTGCACTACCAAACACTGCAATATCGATTAACCTTAATGCAACGCGTATTTGATGTCTTATTAGCCGATCTAAATTACCGTGTAAAGAACGAAGCCATGGCCATTGCGTTTGTTACGCTTGATAAGGTTGAAGAAGACTTTGCATTAGAACGTGTGTCAGAACTTAAATTAACTGAATCGCAGCGTGAATATCAAACCGCGTTTTTGGCGCGACAGCAGGCGCAATTGATGATGCGTCAATCCAGATTGCGTTTAGGCAATGCACTTGGCCTGGGTGCCACCATTGTCCCAAGGGTAGAGGTGCCGAGTGAGATTCAGTTACCGCTAACGCTTGATACTTTAGACGTTTATCAACAGCGATTAGAACAACAGAATCCATTACTAGTTGCATTGGATAAGCAGTATTCTGCCCAGCAGCAACGTGTTGATGTCGCGCGTTCGGGTTTAAAGCCGACTATCCGCGCTGATGCTAAAGTAGGCCAGTTATCCAGTTATCCACGAACGCGAGAGGGTCGCTGGGAGGCCGGGATAACCTTTGAGTTGCCTTTGTATGATAGTGGCTTAACGCGAGCTAAGGTTGATAAGGCGATATCGAAGGTTACGATTGCGCAAGCTGAGCGTGACTATCAAGCGCAGCTATTACGTGATCAACTCACGCAGTTGTATTTTGAGTTGAGTTTATTGGGCGTTGAGGGGCAATTGCTGACGGCAAAACAAAACTTTGCTAGCGTTAATTTTGATGTAGCACGTGCGATGTATGAAAATGAGTTGCAAGCAGATTTTGGTCATTCGTTGGTAGAAATATCTCAATCCGACTATGACGAGCTAGCTTTCCGTTTTCGCAAAGTGCTCCTGTGGGCGCAGTTAAACCTGTTACTGGGTGCTGAAGATTTGTTAAATTTTGATCAGATGATTAAGGAGTCAGCAAATGACTAA
- a CDS encoding thioredoxin family protein: MPTKLIVAVLLMFALSVSVKANEFFDHSFGNFQEELELAREEGKKGVFIFFEMDDCPFCHRMKETILQEPEVIAYFHEHFKVYRFDIEGSNPVTHFDGREFDTEKEMAERQYRVRATPVMIIFDLDGEPIARFTGPTRTKEEFLLFGRFVVEGHYQEMNFNRFRRQADAS; the protein is encoded by the coding sequence ATGCCTACTAAACTGATTGTTGCTGTGCTATTGATGTTTGCTTTGAGTGTCTCGGTGAAGGCCAACGAGTTTTTTGATCATAGTTTTGGTAATTTTCAAGAGGAGTTGGAACTCGCTCGTGAAGAGGGTAAAAAGGGTGTTTTTATTTTCTTTGAGATGGATGACTGTCCATTTTGTCATCGCATGAAGGAAACTATCTTGCAAGAGCCTGAAGTTATTGCCTATTTTCATGAACATTTTAAAGTCTATCGCTTTGATATTGAGGGGTCTAATCCAGTGACCCATTTTGATGGGCGTGAGTTTGATACTGAAAAAGAGATGGCAGAGCGCCAATATCGGGTTCGTGCGACACCCGTCATGATTATTTTTGATTTGGATGGTGAACCTATCGCACGATTTACGGGCCCTACTCGAACCAAAGAAGAGTTTCTATTGTTTGGTCGCTTTGTTGTAGAAGGCCACTATCAAGAGATGAACTTTAATCGTTTTAGACGTCAAGCAGACGCGTCATAG
- a CDS encoding TlpA family protein disulfide reductase: MKLGLKSLLLSVRNILLAGLLAMSSHAMAEPMDVEFVDMEGNTVMLSDFRGQWVVVNLWATWCPPCIKEMPDLTLFHEKHKDSKAIVLGVNYENIPIERINTFTEELMITFPVVRFKEIDLNANHTPFGPLRGLPSTYMVAPSGHIVAGRAGLVDGELLENFIAEFERRNP, from the coding sequence GTGAAATTAGGTTTAAAGAGTTTGTTATTATCAGTTAGAAATATTCTGCTAGCAGGCCTGCTGGCGATGAGTAGTCATGCGATGGCAGAACCCATGGATGTTGAGTTTGTCGACATGGAGGGTAACACTGTTATGTTGTCAGATTTTAGAGGTCAGTGGGTCGTGGTCAATCTTTGGGCAACTTGGTGTCCGCCATGTATTAAAGAAATGCCCGATTTGACCCTGTTCCATGAAAAGCACAAGGATTCGAAAGCAATTGTTTTAGGGGTAAATTATGAAAATATCCCCATAGAAAGAATCAATACGTTTACTGAAGAATTAATGATAACGTTCCCTGTTGTAAGGTTTAAAGAGATAGATTTAAACGCAAATCACACCCCTTTCGGTCCATTGCGTGGGTTGCCTAGCACCTATATGGTCGCCCCAAGTGGCCATATTGTTGCTGGGCGTGCAGGCCTGGTAGATGGTGAGCTGTTGGAAAACTTTATTGCTGAATTTGAGCGCCGTAATCCTTAG